From the Melioribacteraceae bacterium 4301-Me genome, the window GTCCATCATTCTTATTATTTTGCTTTCCTTCAAAAGACACAATTAAAAATAATGTCTACACATCTATATTCTTAGTAGTAATTTTTATGTAAATGACGTCGCTGAGTGAAAGTAGCTTAGGCTTGGCGTTAGTCTCTTTGAAGGTCATTAACTATTCCCCTTAGACCCAAACATTTTCATTTGAAGTTAGCTGATTATAAAAATAATGTCAATAAAAAAATTTTGCTTTGGAGATAGGTACTGATTATACGCTCAAAAGAATATTGTGTATAAATTACAGCGATACTGAATTGAATATGATGTTCTAAAATTTATAGTTCCTACTTGCTGCGGGCGAGAAGATTTAGAATGAGTGTTTAATTCTTATACTGTTTGTCGGGGTTAAACATACACAGTGCACTTTGTTGTATTCTTCAATATCGTTCTAAAGCGGGTCAATTGTTTGTACAATGTTTTTCTTTATCTATATATTTATTTTTATTTTTTGTTAGAATTACGTGAGAATCAACTTGAAAAATAAAACGAGATTTTTATTTATTATAGAGCTGCTGCTAATATATGCTTGCAGCAAAGACCTCCCCGTAATTGATAGCTGGGATGATAATTCTTATAACCTCGTAAGCCAAAACAATCAGCCTGTAAAATTTCCAGATATACTTAAAGGAAAAATCAGCGTTGTGGGATACATCTATACAAACTGTCCAAGTATTTGTCCACTTACTACAAACAACATGCGGTTGATACAAAAGAAAGTTAAAGAAGATGGCATCGATAATGTTGAGTTTATAACTATCAGCTTTGACCCAGAGAATGATACTCCAGCGGCATTAAGGGATTATGCTCGCCTTCGTAAGCTAAATCTTTCTAACTGGATTTTTTTAACCGGCAGTAAAAGCACTATCGATTCATTAATAAAAGAAGTTGGAGTGTTTGCAATCAAAAGCGATTCCACAGTACTTCAGAACGGTAAAAAGATTTATAATTTTGTTCATACTGATAGGATTTCTCTTGTTGATAAAAACGGGAGAATCAGAAAAAACTATCAAGGAAGCAAAATAAATATAAGTGAAATAGTTGACGATATTAAATCACTATCCAATTAAAAATCTACAAACTAAACAAGGAACAGTTGCATGAAAAAATTAATCTTTGTAGTAATAATATTTTTTATTGTTTCTTGTCAAAATAAAAATGACAATAAACAAGAAGTGGTAAATCAAAAAGTTGATATAAAAAACCAATGGATAAGTCCCTCTACAGCTAAAGCTAATTCAGCAATGTTCTTTCAAGTAATAAATAATACCAACCAAGCAGATACATTATACGGCGTAAAGTGCAGTATTGATGAAGTTTCAATGATACATGAAACATTTACTAACGACGATGGGACCACTGGAATGAGACATGTAATGTTCATAGAAATTCCACCAAATTCTAAAATCGAATTTAAACCCGGCGGCTTGCACGTAATGCTGATGAACTTAAAGTCGGATTTAAACGAAAACGACACGGTAGATGTAACACTTCAATTTAAGAAGTCGGGCGACATAAACATAAAAGTCCCTGTTAAAGAAATTTATTAAAATCACCAAAGTGCTTGTAAAATAATTCATCGAAGCTGTATATTTACATAAAACATTGAAAGGAAATTTATGAGAAAAAAATTCCTCCTTTTTTCTCTCCTCATCACTTCACAATTTTTTGCTCAAGAAACTTTTCCCATTAATGGAGTGCAAAATAAAAACCACAACTACTACGGTTTTACAAATGCAACGATATTTGTGGATTATAAAACAAAACTCGAAAATGCCACATTACTTATACAAGATGGTAAAGTAGTTGATGTTGGAAGTAACATTAACATTCCAAAGGGTACAGTGATTTACGATTTGAAAGGAAAGTTTATCTATCCTGCTTTAATAGATATTTACTCTAATTACGGTGAGCCTTTAGTACATAAAGAAGCTCAACAAGGAATTAGAAAACCTCAGATTGAACGAACAACAAAAGGAGCTTTCGGTTGGAACCAAGCAATTAGGCCAGAAGTTAATGCCGAAGAAACTTTTGCAGTTGATAAAAAATCAGCAGAGGAACTGAGAAAACTTGGCTTTGGTTCGGTGCTGACTTCTCAAATGGATGGTATTGCAAGAGGTACTGCAGCATTTGTTTGCTTAGGTGACCAGTTAGAAAATGAGATGGTTGTTCTAGGTAAATCAGCAGCTTTATATTCATTCGATAAAGGGAGTTCAAAACAAGATTACCCAAGTTCTTTAATGGGTGCAATTGCTCTGCTACGACAAAGTTATCTTGATGCTCAATGGTATAAGCAATCTAAAGATAAAACCGAATTTAATATTTCGTTGGAAGCGTGGAATGATATACAATCCCTACCTCAAATTTTTGAAGTTAATGACTGGCAATCAGCATTAAGAGCAGATAAAATAGGTGATGAGTTTAATGTTCAATATATAATTAAAGGCAGTGGAGATGAGTATCAAAGAATTGATGAAATTAAAAAAACAAATGCACAATTTATCATTCCAGTTAATTTCCCCGAAGCTTACGATGTAGAAGACCCGTACAATGCTGTGCTTGTTTCTTTAGCACAAATGAAACACTGGGAATTGGCACCTCTTAACCCTGCTACCCTCGAAAAAAACTCCATTGAATTTTCACTAACAGCATATGGACTTAAAAACAAAAACAATTTTTGGAAAAATCTAAGAAAAGCAATTGAATATG encodes:
- a CDS encoding copper chaperone PCu(A)C yields the protein MKKLIFVVIIFFIVSCQNKNDNKQEVVNQKVDIKNQWISPSTAKANSAMFFQVINNTNQADTLYGVKCSIDEVSMIHETFTNDDGTTGMRHVMFIEIPPNSKIEFKPGGLHVMLMNLKSDLNENDTVDVTLQFKKSGDINIKVPVKEIY
- a CDS encoding SCO family protein — protein: MKNKTRFLFIIELLLIYACSKDLPVIDSWDDNSYNLVSQNNQPVKFPDILKGKISVVGYIYTNCPSICPLTTNNMRLIQKKVKEDGIDNVEFITISFDPENDTPAALRDYARLRKLNLSNWIFLTGSKSTIDSLIKEVGVFAIKSDSTVLQNGKKIYNFVHTDRISLVDKNGRIRKNYQGSKINISEIVDDIKSLSN